Proteins encoded in a region of the Gemmatimonadaceae bacterium genome:
- the hypF gene encoding carbamoyltransferase HypF, producing MKRAARATLTRTAPGVECRGIDEMNSRRVRLTVDGSVQGVGFRPYVYRLAHALELHGFVRNDARGVVVEVEGSTRALERFIQRLPKDAPPLASCGDIVREDIAPLGSREFTIDESVPSREVRAQVVPDSATCDECLRELFDPMDRRYRYPFVNCTNCGPRFTIVRGIPYDRPLTTMAAFVMCADCRAEYDDPRNRRFHAQPNACPRCGPRAWFVDAAGHVAPLGDARDAIEAAAVALLNGAIIAVKGLGGFHLACRADNDVAVQRLRARKVREEKPFALMVPDLAAAHCLVELAALDEQLLNGRERPIVLARRRHEARVADLVAPRQRCLGLMLPYSPLHHLLLADVGNPLVMTSGNVSDEPIVYENGTAIAGLATIADFLLLHDRPIECRVDDSIVRTIAIGGQHQAQMLRRSRGFAPTTLRLPVATPEPLLACGAQLKNSFCLVRERDAWLGPHVGDLANYETLQSFIDGVTHHEALFSVTPRHVAFDDHPEYLSTKYARARIDASPEQLSLGVQHHHAHLAACLAEHGECGPAIGVIFDGIGYGLDGTLWGGEVLLGDLTRFERVGHLRAVRMPGGEAAIREPWRMTCAWLSELSPGVTPALPGALVGQVRDAKWRSVARLVRGGIASPYTTSMGRLFDALSVLCGGPPDVSYEGQAAIELEMMADEEEVGRYDVQLCGEDGALMMDARPLVRGAIADLDANVPAATVAARVHNGIVDATTRICHLVAEQRDVNTVVLSGGVFQNVLLIERTAEALLAAGLRVLVPQRVPPNDGGIAFGQAAIAAARAASSTAIPIT from the coding sequence ATGAAACGCGCCGCGCGTGCGACTCTCACGCGCACGGCGCCAGGAGTGGAATGCCGTGGAATTGACGAAATGAATTCGCGGCGTGTTCGACTGACTGTCGACGGCAGCGTGCAAGGTGTTGGCTTTCGACCGTACGTGTACCGGCTCGCGCACGCGCTCGAGTTGCATGGCTTCGTGCGCAATGATGCCCGCGGAGTCGTTGTTGAGGTCGAAGGATCGACGCGCGCGCTTGAGCGCTTCATTCAGCGGCTACCGAAAGACGCACCCCCGCTCGCCTCATGCGGCGACATCGTCCGCGAAGACATCGCGCCACTGGGCTCACGCGAATTCACGATCGATGAAAGCGTTCCGTCCAGAGAGGTTCGCGCGCAGGTCGTCCCCGATAGCGCGACGTGCGACGAGTGTCTCCGCGAGCTCTTCGATCCAATGGATCGTCGGTATCGCTATCCGTTCGTCAACTGCACGAATTGTGGGCCGCGCTTCACCATCGTGCGCGGCATACCATATGACAGGCCGTTGACCACCATGGCGGCCTTCGTCATGTGCGCGGACTGCCGCGCCGAATACGACGACCCGCGGAACCGCCGCTTTCACGCGCAGCCTAACGCGTGTCCCCGATGTGGTCCGCGGGCTTGGTTCGTCGACGCCGCTGGGCACGTCGCGCCACTCGGCGACGCGCGCGACGCGATCGAGGCGGCGGCTGTCGCGTTATTGAACGGGGCAATCATCGCCGTCAAAGGCCTCGGCGGTTTTCATCTCGCCTGTCGCGCCGATAACGACGTTGCCGTGCAACGTCTGCGTGCACGAAAGGTGCGGGAGGAGAAGCCGTTCGCGCTCATGGTGCCCGACCTCGCGGCTGCACACTGTCTCGTCGAGCTCGCTGCACTCGATGAGCAACTTTTGAACGGCCGCGAACGGCCCATCGTTCTGGCTCGGCGCCGTCACGAAGCTCGCGTCGCTGACCTCGTTGCGCCGAGACAACGCTGCCTCGGATTGATGCTGCCGTACAGCCCGCTGCACCACCTCCTGCTCGCCGATGTCGGCAATCCACTCGTGATGACAAGTGGCAACGTCAGCGACGAGCCGATCGTCTACGAGAACGGGACTGCGATTGCCGGGCTCGCGACGATCGCCGATTTTCTCTTGCTGCACGATCGGCCGATCGAATGTCGCGTCGACGATTCCATCGTGCGCACGATTGCGATCGGTGGCCAGCACCAAGCGCAGATGCTCCGTCGTTCACGAGGTTTCGCACCAACGACGTTGAGGCTGCCGGTTGCGACGCCGGAGCCTCTCCTCGCATGCGGTGCTCAACTCAAAAACAGCTTCTGTCTCGTCCGGGAGCGGGATGCGTGGTTGGGCCCGCATGTCGGCGACCTGGCCAATTACGAGACTCTACAATCGTTCATTGATGGCGTGACCCATCACGAGGCGCTCTTCTCGGTAACGCCGCGTCACGTCGCGTTCGATGATCATCCTGAGTATCTCTCCACCAAGTACGCACGAGCGCGCATCGATGCCTCGCCCGAGCAGCTGTCGCTTGGCGTGCAGCATCATCATGCGCATCTGGCTGCGTGCCTAGCTGAGCACGGTGAATGCGGCCCCGCGATCGGCGTGATCTTCGACGGTATCGGTTACGGCCTCGACGGTACGCTCTGGGGCGGTGAGGTTCTGCTCGGTGACCTAACGAGATTTGAGCGAGTCGGCCACCTGCGAGCGGTTCGAATGCCTGGTGGAGAAGCAGCGATTCGCGAGCCGTGGCGCATGACGTGCGCATGGCTGTCCGAGTTATCGCCTGGCGTGACGCCGGCACTCCCCGGCGCGCTCGTTGGGCAAGTGCGCGATGCGAAATGGCGGTCGGTCGCGCGGCTCGTTCGCGGAGGAATTGCTTCACCGTACACGACGAGCATGGGCCGTTTGTTCGATGCGCTGTCGGTCCTGTGCGGCGGCCCTCCCGACGTGTCGTACGAGGGTCAGGCGGCGATCGAGCTCGAGATGATGGCGGATGAGGAGGAGGTGGGGCGGTATGATGTGCAGCTGTGTGGCGAGGACGGAGCACTGATGATGGATGCGCGGCCTCTCGTGCGTGGCGCGATTGCTGACCTCGACGCAAACGTGCCTGCCGCAACCGTCGCCGCTCGCGTTCACAATGGTATTGTCGACGCCACGACGCGAATCTGTCACCTCGTTGCCGAACAGCGCGACGTGAACACGGTCGTGCTGTCCGGCGGCGTCTTTCAGAACGTTCTCTTGATCGAGCGCACCGCCGAGGCGCTGCTCGCGGCGGGGCTCCGCGTGCTCGTTCCACAACGCGTACCGCCGAACGACGGCGGCATCGCGTTCGGCCAGGCGGCGATCGCGGCGGCGCGCGCCGCGTCATCGACCGCGATTCCGATAACCTAA
- a CDS encoding HypC/HybG/HupF family hydrogenase formation chaperone — MCLAIPGQVVQIVDATNRLARVSVTGVQRTVNVGLLDGADRPVEPGDWVLIHVGFAISRVDEAEAAATLELLERMGAEYTTEMEEFKASAIQ; from the coding sequence ATGTGTCTCGCCATTCCGGGCCAGGTCGTACAGATCGTCGACGCGACGAATCGTCTTGCACGCGTGAGCGTGACGGGCGTGCAGCGCACGGTGAACGTCGGACTGCTCGACGGCGCCGACCGGCCAGTCGAGCCCGGCGACTGGGTGCTGATTCACGTCGGTTTTGCGATCTCGCGCGTCGACGAAGCCGAAGCCGCCGCGACGCTCGAACTACTCGAGCGAATGGGCGCCGAGTACACGACGGAAATGGAAGAGTTCAAAGCGAGTGCGATTCAATGA
- a CDS encoding HypC/HybG/HupF family hydrogenase formation chaperone, protein MKRENETDVVAQCGSDHCITCSDEGVPMRVASLDHTVGLARCLDAADQETEVMIALVPDARVGDTLLVHAATALTRLDTNRTERV, encoded by the coding sequence ATGAAGCGCGAGAACGAGACCGACGTCGTGGCCCAGTGCGGCTCGGATCACTGCATTACGTGCTCCGACGAGGGCGTGCCAATGCGCGTTGCGTCACTCGATCACACCGTCGGCCTCGCTCGCTGCCTCGACGCCGCGGATCAGGAGACTGAGGTGATGATCGCGCTCGTTCCGGATGCTCGAGTCGGAGACACGTTGCTCGTTCACGCGGCCACCGCGCTGACGCGGCTTGACACCAACCGGACCGAACGCGTATGA
- the hypD gene encoding hydrogenase formation protein HypD translates to MKFVDEFRDADLGQRLSRQIASLVEPRRHYKFMEVCGGHTHTIYRYGVDDLLPSNVELVHGPGCPVCVIPMGRVDDGIAVARNAGVTLTCFGDMMRVPGGDGSFLDARAAGADIRMVYSPLDALRIAKQHPDRQVVFFAIGFETTAPSTALTILRAQAEQVKNFSVMCNHVTIVPPLRALLESPDLRLDGFIGPGHVCTVVGARPFEFICREYGKPVAVSGFEPLDMLQSVYMILKQLDEGRCLVENQYARVVPYEGNLQALRVLSTVFELRPHFEWRGLGFISQSALKLAPAFAEFDSEERFTVPGVRVADPKACQCGEVLKGVIKPWECKVFGTACTPEHPIGTCMVSSEGACAAYYNFGRVARERVVV, encoded by the coding sequence ATGAAATTCGTCGACGAATTTCGCGATGCGGATTTGGGGCAGCGACTCTCGCGACAGATCGCGAGCCTCGTCGAGCCGCGGCGACATTACAAGTTCATGGAAGTGTGCGGGGGACATACGCACACGATCTATCGCTACGGCGTCGACGACCTGCTTCCGTCCAACGTCGAGCTGGTGCATGGACCCGGCTGCCCGGTGTGCGTGATACCGATGGGGCGCGTCGACGACGGCATCGCCGTCGCGCGCAACGCGGGCGTCACACTCACCTGCTTCGGCGACATGATGCGCGTGCCGGGGGGCGATGGAAGCTTCCTCGACGCGCGCGCAGCAGGGGCCGATATCCGCATGGTGTACTCCCCGCTGGATGCGCTGCGAATTGCGAAGCAGCATCCCGATCGGCAGGTGGTCTTCTTTGCGATTGGCTTCGAGACGACCGCACCGTCGACGGCGCTCACGATCCTCCGCGCGCAGGCGGAGCAGGTGAAGAATTTCTCCGTGATGTGCAATCACGTCACGATCGTGCCACCACTGCGCGCGCTCCTCGAATCGCCCGATCTCAGATTGGATGGGTTCATAGGGCCAGGTCACGTCTGCACTGTCGTTGGCGCTCGACCGTTCGAATTCATTTGCCGCGAGTATGGCAAGCCGGTCGCGGTGTCGGGCTTCGAGCCGCTCGACATGCTGCAGTCGGTTTACATGATTCTCAAGCAGCTCGACGAAGGTCGTTGTCTGGTTGAGAATCAGTATGCCCGTGTCGTTCCCTACGAGGGCAACCTTCAGGCCTTGCGCGTTCTCTCAACTGTCTTCGAGTTGCGGCCGCATTTCGAGTGGCGTGGACTCGGCTTCATCTCGCAGAGCGCGTTGAAGCTTGCCCCGGCGTTCGCGGAGTTCGACAGCGAAGAGCGGTTCACGGTGCCAGGCGTGCGCGTCGCCGATCCGAAAGCCTGTCAGTGCGGCGAGGTGCTCAAGGGCGTCATCAAGCCGTGGGAGTGTAAGGTCTTCGGTACGGCATGCACACCTGAGCATCCGATCGGCACGTGCATGGTCTCGAGCGAAGGTGCATGCGCGGCGTACTATAACTTTGGACGGGTCGCGCGGGAGCGAGTGGTCGTATGA
- the hypE gene encoding hydrogenase expression/formation protein HypE, which yields MKAIDHTRFESEPALGRDNDHRAKREREALDRIEQVRSRPPRFRDEHITMAHGAGGKASATLVRGLFVPAFASAALEELGDAGIVALGDMNLAITTDSFVVRPLVFPGGSIGELAVNGTVNDLAVSGARPLALTLALVLEEGLSAEALTREIEAIARAAAAAGVRVVAGDTKVVERGHADGMYICTTGIGRVDARASLSPASMRPGDRILVSGRIGAHGTAIMLARGEFELDAEITSDTRSLWPVANALLDTAGAALRCMRDATRGGVASVLNELAVASGVSVLVNERAVPVDPAVAGACELLGIDPMYVANEGQLVAVVSEETSARALEALRAIPGCEDAAEIGTVHREPHGMVLVQTAFGGRRVMDLLVGDPLPRIC from the coding sequence ATGAAGGCGATCGATCACACCCGGTTCGAGAGCGAGCCAGCGCTCGGTCGCGACAACGACCACCGCGCGAAGCGCGAGCGTGAAGCGCTCGACAGGATCGAGCAGGTGCGTTCCCGGCCGCCGCGCTTTCGCGACGAGCACATCACGATGGCGCACGGCGCTGGCGGCAAAGCAAGCGCGACACTCGTACGCGGCTTGTTCGTCCCGGCGTTTGCGTCCGCCGCGCTCGAAGAGCTGGGTGATGCGGGCATTGTGGCACTCGGCGACATGAATCTCGCGATCACGACGGACTCCTTCGTCGTTAGGCCTCTAGTGTTCCCCGGCGGCTCGATCGGAGAGCTGGCGGTGAATGGGACGGTGAATGATCTCGCGGTGAGTGGCGCCCGACCGCTCGCCCTGACGCTCGCGCTCGTTCTCGAGGAGGGGCTCTCGGCGGAAGCATTGACGCGAGAGATCGAGGCAATCGCGCGCGCCGCGGCGGCGGCGGGCGTTCGCGTGGTGGCGGGGGACACCAAGGTCGTCGAGCGAGGGCACGCGGACGGCATGTACATCTGTACGACCGGCATCGGGCGAGTGGACGCGCGAGCGTCGCTCTCCCCGGCGTCGATGCGTCCCGGAGATCGCATCCTCGTTTCGGGGCGCATCGGCGCGCATGGCACCGCGATCATGCTCGCTCGCGGCGAATTCGAGCTCGACGCCGAGATCACATCGGACACGCGCTCGCTGTGGCCGGTCGCCAATGCGCTGCTCGACACGGCCGGCGCGGCGCTTCGCTGCATGCGCGACGCGACGCGCGGTGGTGTCGCTTCGGTGCTGAACGAGCTCGCGGTGGCATCCGGCGTTTCGGTGCTCGTGAACGAGCGCGCCGTTCCGGTGGATCCCGCGGTCGCGGGCGCGTGCGAGCTGTTAGGCATCGATCCGATGTATGTCGCGAACGAGGGCCAGCTGGTGGCGGTGGTGAGCGAGGAAACGTCGGCGCGGGCACTGGAGGCGCTGCGGGCGATTCCCGGTTGCGAGGATGCCGCCGAGATCGGCACGGTGCATCGCGAACCGCACGGCATGGTGTTGGTGCAAACGGCATTCGGTGGCCGGCGTGTGATGGATCTCCTCGTCGGCGATCCGCTGCCGCGGATTTGTTGA
- a CDS encoding nickel-dependent hydrogenase large subunit → MATLQHAEPKSGNLVEMHWDPITRIIGNLGIYTKIDFDNREVVECHSTSSLFRGYSVFMKGKDPRDAHFITSRICGICGDNHATCSIYAQNMAYGVKPPALAEWIINLGEAAEYMFDHTIFQDNLVFVDWCEQMVKETNPSLLAKANKTEAPHADVHGMKTIGDIMRAFNPFEGSMYKEALHISRTTREMFCLMEGRHVHPSTLYPGGVGTVATPQLFTDYLVRLMHVLDFVKKAVPMNDDLFDFFYDAVPGYEQVGNRRIMLGCWGSFQNPDVCDYRYQTMNDWGRAMYVTPGVVVDGKIVTNNLIDINLGIRILLGSSFYDDWEDEQVFVDRDPLGNPIDKRHPWNQTTLPKPQKRDFEGNYSWVMSPRWLDKRTGNHLALDTGGGALARLWATALSGLVDLPQVKATGSSVQINLPRSAQLPETTLEWKVPKWSNTIERDRARIYFVAYSAALAFYFLEKAMTEIRAGHTKVFSDFSVPDDAIGCGFHEAVRGVLSHHLVIRDKKIANYHPYPPTPWNASPRDSFGTPGPYEDAVEGLRIFEENDRDHFKGIDIMRTVRSFDPCLPCGVHMYLGKGKTLELRHSPMFGVPR, encoded by the coding sequence ATGGCAACGCTTCAGCATGCCGAACCGAAGTCCGGCAATCTCGTCGAGATGCACTGGGATCCGATCACCCGTATCATCGGCAATCTCGGCATCTACACCAAAATCGATTTCGACAACCGCGAGGTTGTCGAATGCCACAGCACATCGTCGCTGTTTCGCGGCTACAGCGTCTTCATGAAGGGGAAGGACCCGCGTGACGCGCATTTCATAACGAGTCGCATCTGCGGCATCTGCGGCGACAATCATGCGACCTGCTCGATCTATGCGCAGAACATGGCTTACGGCGTGAAGCCGCCGGCGCTCGCCGAGTGGATCATCAATCTCGGTGAAGCGGCGGAGTACATGTTCGATCACACGATTTTCCAGGACAACCTGGTGTTCGTGGATTGGTGCGAGCAGATGGTGAAGGAGACCAACCCGAGCCTCCTCGCCAAGGCCAACAAGACCGAAGCACCTCACGCCGACGTCCATGGCATGAAGACGATTGGCGACATCATGCGCGCGTTCAATCCCTTCGAGGGATCGATGTACAAGGAGGCACTGCACATCAGCCGGACCACGCGCGAGATGTTCTGCCTGATGGAAGGACGCCACGTCCATCCGTCGACGCTGTACCCGGGAGGCGTCGGCACCGTCGCGACGCCGCAGCTCTTCACGGATTATCTCGTGCGTCTCATGCACGTGCTCGACTTCGTGAAGAAGGCCGTGCCGATGAACGACGACCTCTTCGACTTCTTCTACGACGCCGTGCCTGGCTACGAACAGGTTGGCAATCGTCGTATTATGCTCGGTTGCTGGGGCTCGTTCCAGAATCCCGACGTCTGTGATTATCGCTATCAGACGATGAACGACTGGGGCCGAGCGATGTACGTAACGCCGGGCGTTGTCGTCGATGGGAAGATCGTTACGAACAATCTCATCGACATCAACCTCGGCATCCGGATTCTGCTCGGCAGCTCCTTCTATGATGATTGGGAAGACGAGCAGGTCTTCGTCGACCGCGATCCGCTCGGCAACCCGATCGACAAGCGCCATCCGTGGAACCAGACGACGCTGCCAAAGCCCCAGAAGCGTGATTTCGAAGGGAACTACAGCTGGGTGATGAGCCCTCGCTGGCTGGATAAGCGCACTGGCAACCATCTCGCACTCGATACTGGCGGCGGTGCGCTCGCGCGTCTCTGGGCAACAGCGCTTAGTGGTCTCGTCGACCTGCCACAGGTGAAGGCGACCGGATCGAGCGTCCAGATCAACCTGCCGCGCAGCGCGCAGCTCCCCGAGACGACGCTGGAGTGGAAGGTCCCGAAGTGGTCGAACACGATCGAGCGCGACCGCGCGCGCATCTACTTCGTCGCCTACTCGGCGGCGCTCGCCTTCTATTTCCTCGAGAAGGCGATGACCGAGATTCGCGCCGGCCACACGAAGGTCTTCTCCGACTTCAGCGTGCCGGACGACGCGATCGGCTGCGGCTTCCACGAAGCCGTGCGTGGCGTACTCTCGCACCACCTCGTGATCCGCGATAAGAAGATTGCGAACTATCACCCGTATCCGCCGACGCCCTGGAACGCGAGCCCGCGCGACAGCTTCGGCACGCCGGGCCCGTACGAAGACGCCGTGGAAGGGTTGAGAATCTTCGAAGAAAACGATCGCGATCACTTCAAGGGAATCGACATCATGCGCACGGTTCGGAGCTTCGATCCATGCCTCCCTTGCGGCGTGCACATGTATCTCGGCAAGGGGAAGACGCTCGAGCTCAGACACTCGCCGATGTTCGGCGTGCCGCGGTGA
- a CDS encoding NifU family protein: MSMPLTDREARERVARVESLLEQIDAIGDRRVRETAVASVQALLDLYGEGLARIVGHVAEQCDAAGEERLATALAGDDLVSHLLMLHGLHPEDVRRRVEEALEQVRPYLTSHGGNVALVAVKGSTVRLRLQGSCHGCPSSAATLRTTVEDAILENAPEILRIETDDVASHDTDMPLVPLVRSRNGRDNQAVASAAG; encoded by the coding sequence ATGTCTATGCCGCTGACTGATCGCGAAGCACGCGAACGTGTCGCCCGCGTCGAGTCGTTGCTCGAGCAGATCGACGCGATTGGCGACCGCCGGGTGCGCGAGACGGCGGTCGCATCGGTCCAGGCGCTCCTCGACCTGTATGGGGAGGGATTGGCGCGCATCGTCGGCCACGTGGCCGAGCAGTGCGATGCCGCCGGCGAGGAGCGCCTCGCTACCGCGCTCGCGGGAGACGATCTTGTTTCGCATCTGCTCATGCTGCACGGCCTGCATCCGGAGGACGTGCGGCGTCGGGTCGAGGAAGCGCTCGAGCAGGTGCGGCCGTATCTGACGTCGCACGGCGGCAACGTCGCGTTGGTCGCTGTCAAAGGAAGCACCGTCCGCCTGCGGCTTCAGGGGAGTTGTCACGGTTGTCCGTCGTCAGCGGCGACGCTCAGAACGACGGTCGAAGACGCGATTCTGGAGAACGCGCCGGAGATTCTGCGAATCGAGACCGACGATGTGGCGAGTCACGACACGGACATGCCTCTGGTGCCACTCGTCCGTTCGCGAAATGGCCGCGACAATCAGGCGGTCGCGAGCGCCGCGGGATGA
- a CDS encoding DUF5947 family protein: MSDYSPVDVSSTRLFRLAQTRRQPPTAAPAPNGTGSRQRDDSERCDLCATPIAPTHRHLLNVSERRLVCACPACATLFPGRNAGGHQYRLIPDRVRRLEDVELNDVAWAELAIPVDIAFFFQDTAAGRTVALYPSAVGVTESRLSLDTWGAIAMRSPTIASLEPDVEALLVNRTRGAREEWAVPIDRCYRLAGLIRQHWKGLGGGDEVWKHVEAFFDELRGARRA; this comes from the coding sequence ATGAGCGATTACTCGCCCGTTGACGTGTCGTCGACGCGTCTTTTCCGGCTGGCGCAGACGAGGCGTCAGCCGCCGACGGCGGCTCCGGCGCCGAACGGGACTGGCAGCCGGCAACGCGATGACTCGGAGCGCTGCGACCTGTGTGCAACGCCGATCGCGCCAACGCACCGGCACCTCTTGAACGTGTCGGAGCGACGGCTCGTCTGTGCGTGTCCGGCGTGCGCCACGCTGTTCCCTGGGCGGAATGCAGGTGGTCACCAATACCGGCTCATTCCCGATCGTGTTCGCCGGCTCGAGGACGTCGAGCTGAACGACGTCGCGTGGGCCGAATTGGCAATTCCCGTCGACATCGCTTTTTTCTTCCAGGATACCGCCGCCGGGCGGACCGTCGCGTTGTACCCAAGCGCCGTCGGCGTCACGGAATCGCGTCTCTCGCTCGACACATGGGGCGCGATCGCGATGCGGAGTCCGACGATCGCATCGCTCGAGCCAGATGTCGAGGCGCTGCTCGTGAATCGCACGCGTGGCGCGCGCGAGGAATGGGCCGTGCCTATCGATCGCTGCTATCGCCTCGCCGGATTGATTCGCCAGCACTGGAAAGGCCTCGGCGGTGGCGATGAGGTGTGGAAGCACGTGGAGGCGTTCTTTGACGAACTGCGCGGCGCACGCCGAGCCTAA
- a CDS encoding DUF6084 family protein, producing the protein MSVDVVRPGAARHSALPDLAVSVIDGAVESHAAVPTLRFTLEVESRYRVPIRTAMLVAQIRIAAPRRGYDRDEQSRLAELFGGVERWGTTLRSLYWTHATFVLPPFDDRTGAALLVPCTYDFDVVAAKYLHAVQDGHIPLDFLFSGSLFYLDDEGLLKTSRVSWELESAYRLPVKVWKELIDQYFPQSAWLRLRRDTFDQLYSFKAERAITTWEEAIDFLLRTAKPGKA; encoded by the coding sequence ATGAGCGTCGACGTCGTGCGTCCAGGTGCGGCACGGCACTCGGCACTGCCGGACCTCGCCGTCAGCGTCATCGATGGCGCGGTCGAGTCACATGCAGCCGTGCCGACGCTACGCTTCACGCTCGAGGTCGAGAGCCGTTATCGCGTTCCGATTCGTACGGCAATGCTCGTGGCGCAGATTCGCATAGCCGCTCCGCGGCGTGGCTACGATCGCGACGAACAGTCTCGCCTGGCCGAACTCTTCGGCGGCGTCGAGCGCTGGGGCACGACACTGCGCAGCCTGTACTGGACGCACGCCACCTTCGTGCTGCCGCCTTTCGACGATCGCACGGGTGCCGCGCTGCTCGTACCCTGCACATATGACTTCGACGTCGTGGCGGCAAAGTATCTCCACGCCGTGCAGGACGGGCATATCCCGCTCGATTTCCTGTTCAGCGGCAGTCTCTTTTACCTCGATGATGAGGGACTGCTCAAGACATCGCGCGTGAGCTGGGAATTGGAGTCGGCCTATCGGCTGCCGGTGAAGGTGTGGAAGGAGCTGATCGATCAGTACTTCCCTCAGAGTGCGTGGCTGCGTCTGCGCCGCGATACGTTCGATCAGTTGTACTCGTTCAAGGCCGAACGCGCGATAACGACCTGGGAAGAGGCAATCGATTTCCTGCTCCGCACGGCGAAGCCGGGCAAGGCGTGA
- a CDS encoding hydrogenase maturation protease: MSEIWQELRRPAPESVTLGDHTLRAGSRVRLHPRARGDILDQMLAGRSAIVEGLDESLDGVIHVAVTIEEDPGRDLGESRYPGHRFFFALDEIEPLDTAQALRAQARILVAGIGNIFLADDGFGVAVAQRLAALPRRAGVEVRDFGIRGMDLAYAMQKDYDAVVFVDAAPRGEPAGTLSVIDASADLEGPPAIETHGMDPVRVLALARALGRVPARVLVVACEPERIISPEQWDEMDGTMSEAVTRSIPRAVELVHSVIDRLVDELRRDNHAATA, translated from the coding sequence ATGAGCGAGATCTGGCAGGAGCTGCGCCGCCCCGCGCCGGAATCGGTGACGCTCGGCGATCACACGCTGCGCGCCGGAAGCCGCGTGCGCCTGCATCCCCGCGCGCGGGGGGACATTCTCGATCAGATGCTCGCCGGCCGATCGGCGATCGTCGAAGGGCTCGACGAGAGTCTCGACGGCGTGATTCACGTCGCCGTCACCATCGAAGAGGATCCGGGCCGCGACCTCGGCGAGAGTCGATACCCCGGCCATCGATTCTTCTTCGCGCTCGACGAGATCGAGCCGCTCGATACAGCGCAAGCACTCAGGGCGCAGGCGCGCATCCTGGTTGCGGGGATCGGAAACATCTTCCTCGCCGACGACGGCTTCGGTGTCGCCGTCGCGCAGCGGCTTGCCGCGCTTCCTCGGCGTGCTGGCGTCGAGGTGCGTGATTTCGGCATACGCGGAATGGATCTCGCGTACGCCATGCAAAAGGACTACGACGCAGTCGTCTTCGTCGACGCCGCACCACGCGGGGAACCGGCAGGAACGCTTTCGGTGATTGACGCCAGCGCCGACCTCGAGGGTCCGCCGGCGATCGAGACGCATGGGATGGATCCCGTGCGGGTTCTCGCACTCGCTCGCGCGCTTGGACGCGTACCCGCGCGAGTACTCGTCGTCGCTTGCGAGCCGGAGCGCATCATCAGCCCCGAGCAATGGGACGAGATGGATGGCACCATGAGCGAGGCGGTGACTCGCTCGATACCAAGGGCCGTCGAACTTGTGCATTCAGTCATTGATCGGCTCGTTGACGAGCTGCGTCGAGACAACCACGCAGCGACCGCATAA